Proteins co-encoded in one Arachis hypogaea cultivar Tifrunner chromosome 11, arahy.Tifrunner.gnm2.J5K5, whole genome shotgun sequence genomic window:
- the LOC112723853 gene encoding cyclin-dependent kinase F-4-like produces MNHPNIVKLKEVIRESDILYFVFEYMECNLYQLMKDREKMFSEGEVRNWCFQVFQGLAYMHQWGYFHRYLKPANGDLYYGLF; encoded by the exons ATGAACCACCCAAATATTGTGAAGCTAAAGGAAGTTATTCGAGAAAGTGACATTCTGTACTTTGTTTTTGAGTACATG GAATGCAACCTGTACCAACTTATGAAAGACAGGGAGAAGATGTTTTCTGAGGGTGAAGTTAGGAATTGGTGTTTTCAAGTTTTCCAAGGTCTTGCTTATATGCACCAGTGGGGATACTTCCACCGTTATCTGAAGCCTG CAAATGGAGATTTATACTATGGTCTATTCTGA